From Macrobrachium rosenbergii isolate ZJJX-2024 chromosome 17, ASM4041242v1, whole genome shotgun sequence, one genomic window encodes:
- the LOC136847571 gene encoding uncharacterized protein, with the protein MAGLRVILSQLRFLSLLGLSFYLLIEGSLAVPLSLTPHKTYKKKFKWSKIRRFFAKAQEELSSDLLDQIENAVREESKKIPNPIASTFALLHDGVDCSALRSDLHPNRIVDDVELRPSWIRRSKLIGDCPTDYFPRELPPNYYPPVILEAKCRCEDSQCSSAGHVCVPVKRNVPVWMRDGLDRHVLDVQELTVACACAKRTSRRGDNIITSFITS; encoded by the coding sequence ATGGCAGGGCTGAGAGTCATCCTTTCCCAGTTGCGGTTTCTGAGCCTCTTGGGACTTAGCTTCTACCTTTTAATCGAGGGATCGTTGGCCGTCCCACTCAGCCTCACGCCCCACAAAACGTACAAGAAGAAATTCAAGTGGTCGAAGATACGGCGGTTCTTTGCCAAGGCCCAGGAGGAACTCAGCAGCGACTTGTTGGACCAAATCGAAAATGCCGTTCGGGAGGAGTCTAAAAAGATTCCCAACCCCATCGCTTCCACTTTCGCATTGCTGCACGACGGCGTCGACTGTTCTGCATTGCGGTCAGACCTCCATCCGAACAGGATCGTCGATGACGTTGAGCTTCGCCCTTCCTGGATACGTCGGTCGAAGTTGATCGGCGACTGTCCCACGGACTACTTCCCCAGGGAACTTCCGCCGAATTATTACCCGCCCGTCATTCTGGAGGCGAAGTGCCGGTGCGAGGATTCTCAGTGCTCAAGCGCTGGGCACGTGTGTGTCCCCGTCAAGCGTAACGTTCCCGTTTGGATGAGGGACGGGCTCGATCGTCACGTTCTTGACGTGCAGGAACTGACCGTCGCGTGTGCTTGTGCGAAAAGGACTAGTAGGAGAGGAGACAATATAATAACGTCTTTTATAACGAGCTGA